A window of Chitinophagales bacterium contains these coding sequences:
- a CDS encoding glycosyltransferase family 2 protein, with translation MAPLSVVIICRNNKNVLERTLHSLQGLTDDVLVYDNGSTDNSPTLARDAGARVVEGDWLGFGSTKNKANSLAKYDWILSLDADEAIDDDLFNSLKQLDYEKRGVVYYLRFKNYVGDQWLRYGDWGSDHHIRLFHRGEVKWNDAAVHEQLLIPAGIAIGKLTGAVLHRTTESTTEYRKKVEGYARMSAHKYFEQGKKPTWIKLYLSPVFTFIRDYIFKRGFLDGATGYQIAMITAWYTRRKYLELAKLRSGQNQ, from the coding sequence ATGGCTCCGCTATCGGTTGTTATCATTTGTAGGAATAATAAAAATGTGCTGGAAAGGACACTTCATTCCCTGCAGGGCCTTACTGATGATGTGTTGGTGTATGATAACGGCAGTACCGATAATTCGCCAACCCTGGCCCGTGATGCTGGAGCGCGGGTGGTAGAAGGGGATTGGCTTGGATTTGGTTCCACCAAGAACAAAGCCAATAGCCTGGCAAAGTATGACTGGATACTGAGCCTGGATGCTGATGAGGCTATTGATGACGATCTCTTTAATAGCCTGAAGCAACTTGATTATGAAAAAAGAGGGGTCGTTTATTACCTGCGCTTTAAAAACTATGTCGGTGATCAATGGTTACGGTATGGTGATTGGGGTTCCGATCACCATATCCGGCTTTTTCATCGCGGGGAGGTGAAATGGAACGATGCAGCCGTGCATGAACAATTGTTGATCCCGGCCGGAATTGCCATAGGGAAATTAACCGGAGCCGTTCTCCATCGCACCACCGAAAGCACCACCGAATACCGGAAAAAAGTGGAGGGTTATGCCCGCATGAGTGCCCATAAATATTTTGAACAAGGGAAAAAACCAACCTGGATAAAATTGTATCTGTCACCGGTTTTTACCTTTATACGTGACTATATTTTTAAACGAGGATTTTTGGATGGGGCAACCGGCTACCAGATCGCGATGATCACAGCCTGGTACACCCGAAGGAAGTACCTGGAGCTTGCGAAATTGAGATCCGGACAGAATCAGTAA
- a CDS encoding glycosyltransferase family 25 protein — translation MQLPINIIQTLESQFDRIYVITLERAKERQKRILQRLEGLNFEFFYGVDKNALTEERIAMEQLYDDKKARQLDRYGKGMLIGHIACSLSHRLLYKKILDEGHQRVLIFEDDIVPLYQHLSHLPEALSQLPADWELMYLGFGKNYPVTPKLRRKHQFYLGLSYVGLIRMKPAMVRNALPRPFSPRLLRAGSHDLTHAYAVTPAACKKLIQAQTPVVFNADPLLAYLIMKGEINAFITEPQFFTQEQFVEQGAKSYIHHL, via the coding sequence GTGCAATTACCAATCAACATTATCCAAACACTGGAATCTCAGTTTGACAGGATCTATGTCATAACCCTGGAGCGCGCCAAAGAAAGACAGAAGCGGATCCTGCAAAGACTCGAGGGCTTGAACTTTGAATTTTTTTATGGCGTGGATAAGAATGCGCTTACCGAAGAGCGTATTGCGATGGAACAACTTTATGATGATAAGAAGGCACGTCAATTAGACCGCTATGGAAAGGGCATGTTGATCGGGCATATTGCCTGTTCGCTTTCGCATAGGTTATTGTACAAAAAAATTCTTGACGAAGGACATCAGCGTGTATTGATCTTTGAGGATGATATTGTGCCCTTGTATCAGCACCTTTCTCATTTGCCGGAGGCGCTTTCTCAACTGCCAGCAGATTGGGAGTTGATGTATCTTGGATTTGGAAAAAATTATCCGGTAACACCTAAGCTCCGACGCAAACATCAATTTTATTTGGGATTGAGTTATGTGGGGTTGATCCGGATGAAACCGGCCATGGTGCGAAATGCTTTGCCAAGACCTTTTTCGCCTCGCCTGTTACGGGCGGGCAGCCATGACCTCACCCATGCCTATGCGGTAACGCCTGCTGCCTGCAAAAAACTTATTCAGGCACAGACCCCTGTTGTGTTTAATGCCGACCCTTTACTGGCCTATTTGATCATGAAGGGCGAGATCAATGCATTTATCACCGAACCACAATTTTTTACCCAGGAGCAGTTTGTAGAGCAGGGGGCGAAGTCGTATATACATCATTTGTAG
- a CDS encoding LON peptidase substrate-binding domain-containing protein, producing the protein MTNFIPIFPLGLVVYPGEPLNLHIFEPRYKQLISECFEQKKPFGIPAVVDNHMQDYGTLVEITELSKAYENGEMDIKTRGLQVFRILEVIKSVPDKLYSGAIVNYPDNSDQGNIDLMRKVMVGIRELHRLLNVNKDFPKSDEELKTYDVAHHIGLSLKEEYEILGLTDELHRQEYLKRHLAKVIPMVAEMENLKEKIRMNGHFKNLSGFQFDI; encoded by the coding sequence ATGACCAACTTCATCCCCATATTCCCCCTTGGCCTTGTAGTATATCCTGGTGAGCCGCTGAACCTGCACATTTTTGAACCGAGGTATAAACAGCTTATCAGTGAGTGTTTTGAACAAAAGAAACCATTTGGTATTCCGGCTGTGGTGGATAATCATATGCAGGATTATGGCACCCTGGTGGAGATCACAGAACTATCAAAGGCCTATGAGAACGGGGAGATGGATATCAAGACCAGGGGTCTTCAGGTATTTCGTATCCTGGAAGTGATCAAATCGGTTCCGGATAAATTATACAGCGGTGCCATTGTCAATTATCCCGATAATAGTGATCAGGGAAATATAGATCTGATGCGGAAAGTGATGGTGGGCATTCGCGAATTGCACCGTTTGCTGAATGTCAATAAGGATTTCCCCAAATCAGATGAGGAGTTGAAGACCTACGATGTAGCGCATCATATTGGGCTTTCGCTGAAAGAGGAATATGAGATATTGGGTCTTACAGATGAGTTACACCGACAGGAGTACCTCAAACGACATTTGGCCAAAGTGATACCGATGGTGGCGGAGATGGAGAATTTGAAGGAGAAAATCCGAATGAATGGACATTTTAAAAACCTGAGTGGGTTTCAATTTGATATTTAG
- a CDS encoding type III pantothenate kinase, whose protein sequence is MGITLCFDFGNTRMKAGIFHDDVLAEVVVLENDGVELIENLINQYKPDKSILSSVINHNPDIETTLASRTRFHRLNHLSKLPFTTPVGKPETIGADRLALAAAAVHFYSGRHNLVIGLGTCITYNFINKNREFIGGAISPGMEMRLKALNYYTAKLPLEKADWNVPLVGYDTRTNILTGVVMAMAMEINGFTESYGEKFSNFNVLLTGGDIPFLASHLKSKIFADADLIFKGLYALSEVNNA, encoded by the coding sequence ATGGGAATTACATTATGCTTTGATTTTGGTAACACTCGGATGAAAGCCGGCATATTTCATGATGATGTTTTGGCCGAGGTTGTTGTTCTCGAAAATGACGGCGTAGAATTGATTGAGAATCTAATTAATCAATACAAACCCGATAAATCGATCCTTTCCTCCGTTATCAATCATAATCCGGACATAGAAACCACGCTTGCCAGTCGCACCCGTTTTCACCGGCTGAATCATTTGTCAAAACTCCCTTTTACCACACCGGTAGGAAAACCCGAGACGATCGGTGCCGATCGGTTGGCCCTGGCAGCGGCGGCGGTTCACTTTTATTCTGGCAGGCATAACCTGGTGATCGGATTGGGTACCTGTATCACCTATAATTTCATCAATAAGAACCGTGAGTTCATTGGCGGGGCCATCTCCCCGGGCATGGAAATGCGCCTCAAGGCCCTGAACTATTATACCGCCAAACTGCCTTTGGAGAAGGCCGACTGGAATGTACCCCTGGTTGGCTACGATACCCGCACGAATATTTTGACAGGTGTGGTAATGGCCATGGCGATGGAAATAAACGGATTTACAGAGAGTTATGGCGAAAAATTCAGCAACTTTAACGTGCTTTTAACCGGGGGGGATATACCGTTTTTGGCTTCCCATCTGAAAAGTAAGATATTTGCCGACGCTGATTTAATCTTTAAAGGTCTGTATGCGCTTAGTGAAGTTAACAATGCTTAA